The bacterium genomic sequence CGTCATCACGGGACACTCCATCCGCAAGGAGACCGATACCGAGGGCTGTCTGTCCGTTCCCGGGAAGTTTGGCCTCGTGCGACGGCCAAAAACCTGCACGATTCGCGCACTCGACCTCGATGGCAATCCCATCGTCCGCAAGGCCAAAGGGCTCGTGGCGCGCATCTACCAGCACGAGGTGGACCACCTCAACGGCATCCTCTTCGTTGACAAGGCCGAGCACGTCATGGATTACGACCCCGAACAGGATACTCCGAACGTCTGAATGGTAAAAATATGACCCCCTCGTCGCGCGCGACGACTTCGTGTACCCACCTATGGCAACACCCCGTAAAACCTGCCTGTTCCTTGGAACCTCGGACTTCTCGTTGCCGAGCTTGGAGATGCTCGCGGGGGGAGGTGTCTGCGAACTGCTTGGTGTTGTCACGCAGTCGGATAAGCCGGCTGGTCGAGGACACCGGGAAACCGCACCGCCGGTTGCGCGGTGGGCGCGAGAGCACGGACTGCGCGTGTGGCAACCCGAGACAAAGGGCGCGCTCACCGAGATCATCCGCGAGCTCGCGCCGGATGTTGTGGTGGTTGTTGCGTACGGTCGCCTCATCGCGAGCGATGCGTTGGACATCCCACCGCACGGGTATGTGAACCTCCACCCGTCGCTCCTCCCACGCTGGCGCGGCCCATCACCGATTGTGGCGGCGATTGCGGCGGGCGATCGGGAAACCGGTGTGACGGTCATGCGCATTGATGCGCAGATGGATCACGGCCCCATCCTCGCGCAGGAGGCCACTCCCCTCCCCGCAGATGCGACGCGCTCGCAGATGGAGGAGCGACTCGCGAAACAGGGTGCCAAACTCCTCCTAAGCTCGTTGACGGCGTACCTCAACGGAACCCTGACACCCGTACCGCAGGACGATGCTCGTGCGACGACCTGTCCCCTCCTCTCCCGTGAGGACGGCCACATCAACTGGTCCGAGTCCGCTACGGTCATCGAGCGCAAGGTACGCGCCTACGAAGGATG encodes the following:
- the def gene encoding peptide deformylase, whose translation is MLLPVLVNPHPLLRERAQEVDAATLERLKREGFVENLVETMRVKDGVGIAAIQVGQLHRIIVVQEGTKTRVYINPVITGHSIRKETDTEGCLSVPGKFGLVRRPKTCTIRALDLDGNPIVRKAKGLVARIYQHEVDHLNGILFVDKAEHVMDYDPEQDTPNV
- the fmt gene encoding methionyl-tRNA formyltransferase, which translates into the protein MATPRKTCLFLGTSDFSLPSLEMLAGGGVCELLGVVTQSDKPAGRGHRETAPPVARWAREHGLRVWQPETKGALTEIIRELAPDVVVVVAYGRLIASDALDIPPHGYVNLHPSLLPRWRGPSPIVAAIAAGDRETGVTVMRIDAQMDHGPILAQEATPLPADATRSQMEERLAKQGAKLLLSSLTAYLNGTLTPVPQDDARATTCPLLSREDGHINWSESATVIERKVRAYEGWPGTWVTEPSDKRLKVLATHVATSASPGTLSVICGDGQVLILDRVQPEGKPPMRGDDFLRGRGGAVALA